The following are from one region of the Canis lupus baileyi chromosome 25, mCanLup2.hap1, whole genome shotgun sequence genome:
- the YARS2 gene encoding tyrosine--tRNA ligase, mitochondrial, translating to MAAPMLRRFPRGRRFGTPGVSGVLLLGQREARSGAQGLLAVQKARGLFKEFFPEKGTKVELPELLDRGSGSFPQTVYCGFDPTADSLHVGHLLTLLGLFHFQRAGHNVIALVGGATARLGDPSGRPKEREALAPEQVRGNARALRRGLEAVAANHQRLFANGRPWGSFTVLDNAAWYQGQHLVDFLAAVGGHFRMGTLLSRASVQARLQSAGGMSLAEFLYQVLQAYDFYYLFQHYGCRVQLGGSDQLGNITSGYEFIHKLTGEDVFGITVPLVTSTTGAKLGKSAGNAVWLNREKTSPFELYQFFVRQQDNLVERYLKLFTFLPLPEIDHIMQLHDKEPEKRGPQKRLAAEVTKLVHGQEGLDSAKRCTQALYHSSIDALEVMSDQELKELFKEASFSELVLDPGTSVLDICRKANAIPDGPRGYRMITEGGVSINHRQVTNPESVLVVGQHILKNGLSLLKIGKRNFYIIKWLQL from the exons ATGGCGGCCCCCATGTTGCGGCGCTTTCCCCGGGGCCGGCGGTTTGGGACCCCGGGCGTGTCGGGAGTCTTGCTCCTGGGACAGCGTGAGGCCCGTTCGGGCGCTCAGGGGTTGCTGGCGGTGCAGAAGGCCCGGGGTCTGTTCAAGGAGTTCTTCCCCGAGAAGGGGACGAAGGTAGAGCTGCCCGAGCTCTTGGACCGCGGCTCGGGCAGCTTTCCCCAGACCGTCTACTGCGGCTTCGACCCCACAGCCGACTCGCTTCACGTGGGGCACCTGCTGACGCTGCTGGGCCTGTTTCACTTCCAGCGAGCGGGCCACAACGTGATCGCCCTGGTCGGGGGGGCCACCGCGCGCCTCGGAGACCCCAGCGGCCGCCCCAAGGAGCGCGAGGCGCTGGCGCCGGAGCAGGTGCGGGGGAACGCGCGCGCCCTCCGCCGAGGCCTCGAGGCCGTGGCGGCTAATCACCAGCGGCTCTTCGCCAACGGGCGGCCCTGGGGAAGCTTCACGGTCCTGGACAACGCGGCCTGGTACCAGGGGCAGCACCTGGTGGACTTCCTAGCGGCCGTGGGCGGCCACTTCCGCATGGGCACGCTCCTGAGCCGCGCGAGCGTGCAAGCCCGGCTGCAGAGCGCCGGCGGGATGAGCTTGGCCGAGTTTTTATACCAGGTGCTCCAGGCTTACGACTTCTACTATCTGTTCCAGCATTACGGATGCCGGGTCCAGCTGGGTGGGTCCGACCAGCTGGGCAACATCACGTCCGGATACGAGTTTATCCACAA GTTGACTGGAGAGGATGTATTTGGAATCACTGTGCCTCTAGTTACAAGTACAACCGGAGCAAAACTGGGAAAGTCCGCTGGTAATGCTGTTTGGCTAAACAGAGAGAAGACCTCTCCATTTGAATTGTATCAGTTCTTTGTCAGGCAGCAGGACAATTTGGTAGAAAG GTACCTGAAGCTCTTCACTTTTCTGCCCCTTCCAGAGATTGACCACATAATGCAGCTACACGACAAAGAGCCAGAAAAGCGGGGTCCTCAGAAACGACTTGCTGCCGAAGTTACAAAGCTTGTTCATGGACAAGAAGGGCTGGATTCTGCTAAAAG GTGTACACAAGCGCTCTATCACAGTAGCATAGATGCACTGGAGGTCATGTCGGATCAAGAGTTAAAAGAGTTGTTTAAAGAAGCATCATTTTCTGAATTAGTTCTTGACCCAGGAACAAGTGTCCTAGATATATGCCGCAAAGCAAATGCCATTCCAGACGGCCCCCGGGG gtATCGGATGATAACAGAAGGTGGAGTCAGCATAAATCACAGACAAGTAACAAATCCTGAGAGTGTTTTGGTTGTTGGACAACATATTCTTAAGAACGGACTTTCATtacttaaaataggaaaaaggaatTTCTACATTATAAAATGGCTTCAGCTATGA